The Manihot esculenta cultivar AM560-2 chromosome 17, M.esculenta_v8, whole genome shotgun sequence genome contains the following window.
TCTTTAATGGATGGAGATTTTCTATGGTATACATTTTTGATATGCAAGACATCCAGAAACGATATTAATGTAACCATAATGAACATGTATCTAATTGTTATTTGATTTTTTCTGTAAGAACCGTTATTTATGGTCTTGCGTAGCCCATTATAATAGCTAATTGTAACTGTTTCTAATAATTTAGATATCAATATTCTGCAGGTTGATCTAACAGAATATGTTGAGAAGCATGAATTTGTCTTTGATGCGGTGCTGAATGAGGAAGTCTCAAATGATGAGGTGAGTGTAATGCTCGAGTAATTGAGAACAGCGAAGAAAATGATTCTTCCAGATTCAAGTCTTTTCTCAGCTTATATTTACTAATTTTGTTTAGGTATATCGAGAGACAGTAGAGCCCATAGTTCCAATTATTTTTGAACGGACAAAAGCAACTTGTTTTGCATATGGGCAAACAGGTAATTGTGATGCCTAAAATACTGAGTAGATATCATTCTTGGGTTTGGACGATAATCATTGAAGGATTAGTTCTTAAAtgaaattttgtttttatttattttcataaatccGTAAATCATGTTTAATTATATTCCAGTCATGTGATTTTTTGGCAAGGACaaagtaatttattttgaatcatCGCAAAACCCATTTTGAAGTCCTTGACCTTTTCGAGTACTTATGTAATggtataaatgaaaaaaaaaaaattgttgctGTAACACCAGATTGTActgattttatcatgtttcatcaGGAAGTGGAAAAACCTATACTATGAATCCATTACCTCTCAAGGCTTCACGAGATATATTGAGGTTGATGCATCACACTTACAGGAATCAAGGATTTCAGCTATTTGTCAGTTTCTTCGAAATATACGGGGGAAAACTATTTGATCTTCTCAGTGATCGGAAGTAAGGGGCATAATCTTTCCTTGTCTGTTTATGTAGCTTTTTGGGCTCTGAATTTTCTGAAATTTGAAATTCTGCTTCTGTAGAAAACTTTGCATGAGAGAGGATGGCAAGCAGCAAGTTTGCATTGTTGGTTTGCAAGAGTATAAAGTATCAGATGTAGAGAGTATTAAGGACCTCATTGAGAAAGGAAATGCCACTAGAAGTACTGGCACGACGGGTGCAAATGAGGAATCCTCTCGTTCACATGCCATACTTCAACTTGCTATCAAGAGGTCAATTGATGGCACTGAGTCCAAGCCACCACGTCTAGTGGGCAAACTGTCCTTTATAGATCTTGCAGGAAGTGAACGTGGTGCAGATACAACGGACAATGATAAACAAACAAGGTATAATCTACTTTATCTTTTCGTGATTCACAGAATGCCACTGGCAAAACCACTGAGCAAACTTAAGATTTCAATGAACTTGAGGATATAAATCTATATAGCATTTGGAGCAGAATTTGTTAGTATGGTAAACTAGGGATATTTGTTGCTTTGCCCTTAGCGTTACCTTATGGCTAGAGAAATTGATATTTCACAGGTCACTGGATTAGATGGTTGGCAAATAAAAACAGAAACATTTTCCACTAATGGCAGAATTGAACAAGCTTGGATTGTCAAGGGCAATAAAAATGCTGGACTTGTCCCATTATAACTCTGCAGAAAGAAATTGCCACGTTTGAGAACTTATCtaggaataaaaatattatgaggACTATATTGCAATGACATTGAATATAGATGTAGTTTAATGCCTTTTCAAATTGTCTTATTTTCTAGTTTCATTAACAACGTAATTTTCTGTTTCAAATCAGTGTTCATTCATAGTAGCACAGAGGTGGTTTGTCTACACTGGTACTTAACACTTAAAGCTGAACACTGTACTCCAATTCTTGGTCTTTTCCAACATCAGCAAGTGGTTTTCTTTATGAAAGAAATATTCCTTGCTTTATCTGTATTAACTTGGTTTTCCTATAAATGATGCAGAATGGAAGGTGCAGAGATCAACAAGTCTTTACTTGCGTTGAAGGAATGCATTAGGGCTCTTGACAATGACAAGAGTCATATTCCTTTCAGAGGCAGCAAATTGACTGAGGTTCTCAGGGATTCTTTTGTTGGCAATTCCCGCACTGTCATGATATCCTGCATTTCACCAAGCTCAGGATCATGTGAACATACTCTTAACACTTTAAGATATGCTGACAGGTGAATAAAAATGATATGAACTATAAAATATCTCTTAAAGTGATGTTACTCACATCATGAGACACCTGAATTTGCCGTttctttgaaaattaaattccaGGGTCAAGAGCCTTTCAAAAGGAAATGCTCCAAAGAAGGACATATTATCTTCAACCTTAAATCTGAAGGAATCAACTACTATGCCCTTATCCTCAGGTTTACCTGCTACATCTATCTTTGAGGATGAGATAACTGATGCATGGGCAGAAGAAGATGAAAGAGATGATTTTGATGCATCTGAGGATTCATACGAACAAGAGAAACCAACACGGAAGGAGAATGTGAAGGTTGAATCATATAATCTATCTACTTCAGAGGATAAAATACGGAAACCCAATGGTCAGACCAAATGGAAGGATCTGTCAAAATCTGATCTTAAGAACTCATATTCAGATGATTTAAATGCTTTGCTACAggtaattcagaaaataatgaCTAATATGCAGAAAcctaattttgcatattaaacTTCTGATACATATTCTCAGGAAGAGGAGGATCTCGTAAATGCTCACAGAGAAAAGGTGGAGGAAACCATGAACATTGTTAGAGAGGTACGTAAATATGGTCAAAATCACACAAACTTTTTTACTATAGTTGTACTTGAGCCTTAAACCCATATTCTTCCATTTTTGTTCATAACTCATGTACTTCATTGCCCTTGGGTAGTTTAGCTGTTGTGAATAAACTGGGGTGGGTTGGAGATGGTTTGTTGCTTCTGATGTCCTCATCAAAATATGTTCAGCATTCCACAAGATGGGAATTCTAATGTTTTCCTCGGGAAATTTGTCATAAGTTGTAATATTTGGAGAACTAGAGAGAACACATTTCTCGCCAAACCACCTTACTGAGAAACTGGAGATGGTTGTTGCTTCTGATGTCCTCATCAAAATATGTTCAGCATTCCACAAGATGGGAATTCTAATGTTTTCCTCGGGAAATTTGTCATAAGTTGTAATTATTTGGAGAACTAGAGAGAACACATTTCTCGCCAAACCAACCTTACTGAGAAACTTGGATCTGTAGCATGCCTGCCTTGTGAGGATTTTGGAGCttgaaaaaaaatctatatacTAGGGGTTAATACTTAATACATGCATATTTAGGAAGTTCTTATTTTAATTGCAGGAGATGAACCTCTTGGTTGAGGCTGACCAACCAGGGAATCAGCTCGACAATTATATTACTAGATTGAATGCTATTCTTTCTCAGAAGGCTGCAGGAATACTCCAATTACAAAACCGTTTGGCACATTTTCAGAAGCGTTTGAAGGAGCATAATGTTTTAGTATCTTCTTCAGCGTACTAGTCTATAGGAAATGGACATCTAAGCAATGGTAAAAGGTTACCTCTTTGATAGTCGGTTGCAAGATTTTTGGCTTCGATTTGGGTAATAATTTCGAAGAGTTTTATTCTGTTGATTTACTGGCCATTACGCATTTCTTGTATTCTTTATTTGGTTTGAGGGCTTGGAGATTGATGGATATCCTTCTCTGTTTTCACATTATGGTACCTGCTTATTTGCTCAAGAAGTAGGCAAGCATTGGATTAAAGGCCATTTGGCATGCCTATGTAAAGTTATGATGCACTATGATTTCATTCATTAATGGAATACTTGTTTACTATTTGCTTTCTTCTACCGATAAAGACAAGTTTCCATGATCTTTGGATCATGCACTATTTGgcttttgaatatatatatatatccattgATTATAGGAAAATCCTTGTATATTCTAGGGTGCTGTCTCATTTTTTATGCTCGATCAATTATCACATATGAAGCTAATTTGGAAAAAGTTTGCTGATTTTCCTCTTACTTTTAAAATGTGCATATGTGGAAGTGTCCACTATGTAATCATTCATTtggaaaatgaatttaaaatatagagTGCAGTACTTGTGCATAAAAAAGTACATAGCACCAGATGAACCTAATAATTTGCCATTCACTGATGGGTGTAAGCACTTTGGCATTCTCATTCAACGGCTTTCATGAACCATAGTACATCCAACTCCATGATTGTGCCCAGTAAGTTTGTTGACCATATGATTCAACGCCTTAATCAAAGGCCTAACCAATTCAAGGGCATTATCGTCCCAGAAGCAAGTTCTCTCTTTAAACTCCACTTTAACAAACTCAAGGGTATTGTAGTCATATCGTGTTCCTTTTCTCGCCATTTCCCATGCTCAATATTCTCTGCAACTCACCATTCGCTGCTATGCTNNNNNNNNNNNNNNNNNNNNNNNNNNNNNNNNNNNNNNNNNNNNNNNNNNNNNNNNNNNNNNNNNNNNNNNNNNNNNNNNNNNNNNNNNNNNNNNNNNNNNNNNNNNNNNNNNNNNNNNNNNNNNNNNNNNNNNNNNNNNNNNNNNNNNNNNNNNNNNNNNNNNNNNNNNNNNNNNNNNNNNNNNNNNNNNNNNNNNNNNNNNNNNNNNNNNNNNNNNNNNNNNNNNNNNNNNNNNNNNNNNNNNNNNNNNNNNNNNNNNNNNNNNNNNNNNNNNNNNNNNNNNNNNNNNNNNNNNNNNNNNNNNNNNNNNNNNNNNNNNNNNNNNNNNNNNNNNNNNNNNNNNNNNNNNNNNNNNNNNNNNNNNNNNNNNNNNNNNNNNNNNNNNNNNNNNNNNNNNNNNNNNNNNNNNNNNNNNNNNNNNNNNNNNNNNNNNNNNNNNNNNNNNNNNNNNNNNNNNNNNNNNNNNNNNNNNNNNNNNNNNNNNNNNNNNNNNNNNNNNNNNNNNNNNNNNNNNNNNNNNNNNNNNNNNNNNNNNNNNNNNNNNNNNNNNNNNNNNNNNNNNNNNNNNNNNNNNNNNNNNNNNN
Protein-coding sequences here:
- the LOC122722174 gene encoding kinesin-like protein KIN-13B isoform X2: MNGMGRQGQRSGATAVHHQRQFSDNFLDTSSNGRWLQSAGLQHLQNSSASSIPHLQDYNFYGGVGGGELGQGMRMYRNAQRSSNVTNEFYAEPTTPPASSRPSSQRKNGEESPNVFSPGLLDLQSFDTELLSETGRAVLPDNNLLKSFAADKEKTSSVAKIKVVVRKRPLNKKELAKNEEDIIETYSNALTVHETKLKVDLTEYVEKHEFVFDAVLNEEVSNDEVYRETVEPIVPIIFERTKATCFAYGQTGSGKTYTMNPLPLKASRDILRLMHHTYRNQGFQLFVSFFEIYGGKLFDLLSDRKKLCMREDGKQQVCIVGLQEYKVSDVESIKDLIEKGNATRSTGTTGANEESSRSHAILQLAIKRSIDGTESKPPRLVGKLSFIDLAGSERGADTTDNDKQTRMEGAEINKSLLALKECIRALDNDKSHIPFRGSKLTEVLRDSFVGNSRTVMISCISPSSGSCEHTLNTLRYADRVKSLSKGNAPKKDILSSTLNLKESTTMPLSSGLPATSIFEDEITDAWAEEDERDDFDASEDSYEQEKPTRKENVKVESYNLSTSEDKIRKPNGQTKWKDLSKSDLKNSYSDDLNALLQEEEDLVNAHREKVEETMNIVREEMNLLVEADQPGNQLDNYITRLNAILSQKAAGILQLQNRLAHFQKRLKEHNVLVSSSAY
- the LOC122722174 gene encoding kinesin-like protein KIN-13B isoform X1, with the translated sequence MNGMGRQGQRSGATAVHHQRQFSDNFLDTSSNGRWLQSAGLQHLQNSSASSIPHLQDYNFYGGVGGGELGQGMRMYRNAQRSSNVTNEFYAEPTTPPASSRPSSQRKNGEESPNVFSPGLLDLQSFDTELLSEMTVPGLYDSSSLFHPVRGRSFDDSEPFISTNKQTGRAVLPDNNLLKSFAADKEKTSSVAKIKVVVRKRPLNKKELAKNEEDIIETYSNALTVHETKLKVDLTEYVEKHEFVFDAVLNEEVSNDEVYRETVEPIVPIIFERTKATCFAYGQTGSGKTYTMNPLPLKASRDILRLMHHTYRNQGFQLFVSFFEIYGGKLFDLLSDRKKLCMREDGKQQVCIVGLQEYKVSDVESIKDLIEKGNATRSTGTTGANEESSRSHAILQLAIKRSIDGTESKPPRLVGKLSFIDLAGSERGADTTDNDKQTRMEGAEINKSLLALKECIRALDNDKSHIPFRGSKLTEVLRDSFVGNSRTVMISCISPSSGSCEHTLNTLRYADRVKSLSKGNAPKKDILSSTLNLKESTTMPLSSGLPATSIFEDEITDAWAEEDERDDFDASEDSYEQEKPTRKENVKVESYNLSTSEDKIRKPNGQTKWKDLSKSDLKNSYSDDLNALLQEEEDLVNAHREKVEETMNIVREEMNLLVEADQPGNQLDNYITRLNAILSQKAAGILQLQNRLAHFQKRLKEHNVLVSSSAY